The following proteins are encoded in a genomic region of Streptomyces gobiensis:
- a CDS encoding RidA family protein — protein MTIERVQTDNPWEETIGFARAVAAGDRVIVAGTMPFVDGVLHGEGDPYEQTKAAFANSLSALQKFELGITSVIRTRMYITHSRDVDEVVRAHKEIFDAVRPAATLVVVSGFVDSRVLVEVEVEAFRGSNPPGDGPRNPEGARS, from the coding sequence ATGACCATTGAGCGTGTGCAGACCGACAACCCCTGGGAAGAGACCATCGGCTTTGCACGCGCGGTCGCAGCGGGTGACCGGGTCATCGTGGCGGGCACCATGCCCTTCGTGGACGGTGTGCTGCACGGCGAAGGCGATCCCTATGAACAGACGAAGGCGGCCTTCGCCAACTCCCTGTCCGCGCTGCAGAAGTTCGAGCTCGGCATCACCTCCGTCATCCGCACCCGGATGTACATCACCCACTCCCGTGATGTGGACGAGGTGGTCCGGGCACACAAAGAGATCTTCGACGCGGTCCGGCCCGCCGCCACGCTGGTCGTCGTCTCAGGATTCGTCGATTCCCGGGTCCTGGTCGAAGTCGAAGTAGAAGCATTCCGAGGCAGCAATCCTCCGGGGGACGGCCCCCGGAACCCTGAAGGAGCACGTTCGTGA
- a CDS encoding histidinol-phosphate transaminase, giving the protein MTGIDDLPIRDELRGKSPYGAPQIDVPVRLNTNENPYPLPPALVARIAERVTEAARDLNRYPDRDAVQLRTELAAYLTRTAGHSVGMAGVWAANGSNEILQQLLQAFGGPGRTALGFEPSYSMHALIARGTGTGWLSGPRNDDFTIDLEAARRTIAERKPDVVFICSPNNPTGTAVDAGTVLALYEAAQAAKGGPGALVIIDEAYGEFSHRPSLLPLIEGRPNLVLSRTMSKAFGAAGLRLGYLAADPAVVDAVQLVRLPYHLSAVTQATALAALEHTDTLLGYVEQLKAERDRLVSELRAIGCAVTESDANFVQFGRFDDAHATWQALLDHGVLVRDNGVPGWLRVTAGTPAENDAFLDAVRAVTKENKQ; this is encoded by the coding sequence GTGACCGGCATTGACGATCTCCCCATCAGGGACGAGCTGCGCGGCAAGTCCCCGTACGGAGCGCCGCAGATCGACGTCCCCGTACGGCTGAACACCAACGAGAACCCGTATCCGCTGCCCCCCGCGCTGGTGGCCCGCATCGCCGAACGGGTCACCGAGGCTGCCCGTGACCTCAACCGCTACCCGGACCGGGACGCGGTCCAGCTCCGCACCGAGCTGGCCGCCTACCTCACCCGTACCGCCGGGCACAGCGTCGGTATGGCGGGCGTCTGGGCTGCCAACGGCTCCAACGAGATCCTGCAGCAGCTGCTCCAGGCGTTCGGCGGGCCCGGCCGCACCGCGCTGGGCTTCGAGCCCTCGTACTCCATGCACGCCCTCATCGCACGCGGTACCGGCACCGGCTGGCTCTCGGGCCCGCGCAACGACGACTTCACCATCGACCTCGAGGCGGCCCGGCGGACCATCGCCGAGCGCAAACCCGATGTGGTCTTCATCTGCTCGCCGAACAACCCCACCGGCACGGCGGTCGACGCCGGGACGGTGCTCGCCCTCTACGAGGCCGCGCAGGCCGCCAAGGGCGGGCCCGGGGCATTGGTGATCATCGATGAGGCGTACGGCGAGTTCAGCCATCGGCCGTCCCTGCTGCCGCTCATCGAGGGCCGCCCCAACCTGGTGCTCTCCCGCACCATGTCCAAGGCCTTCGGCGCCGCGGGACTGCGGCTGGGCTACCTCGCCGCCGACCCGGCCGTCGTGGACGCCGTACAGCTGGTGCGCCTGCCGTACCATCTGTCCGCTGTCACCCAGGCCACCGCGCTCGCCGCGCTGGAGCACACCGATACGCTGCTCGGCTATGTGGAACAGCTCAAGGCCGAACGGGACCGGCTCGTCAGCGAGCTGCGCGCGATCGGCTGCGCGGTCACCGAGTCCGACGCCAACTTCGTACAGTTCGGCCGCTTCGACGACGCGCACGCGACATGGCAGGCCCTGCTGGACCACGGTGTGCTGGTACGGGACAACGGTGTACCGGGCTGGCTGCGGGTCACCGCGGGCACCCCGGCCGAGAACGACGCGTTCCTTGACGCGGTGCGCGCAGTAACAAAGGAGAACAAGCAATGA
- the hisI gene encoding phosphoribosyl-AMP cyclohydrolase, which produces MPASPLDPAIAARLKRTADGLVPAIAQQYDTGEVLMLGWMDDEALHRTLTTGRCTYWSRSRREYWVKGDTSGHVQHVKSVALDCDGDTVLVKVDQVGAACHTGARTCFDADQLPLSE; this is translated from the coding sequence ATGCCCGCATCCCCGCTCGACCCCGCCATCGCCGCCCGCCTCAAGCGCACCGCCGACGGCCTGGTCCCCGCCATCGCCCAGCAGTACGACACCGGTGAGGTGCTCATGCTCGGCTGGATGGACGATGAGGCGCTGCACCGCACCCTCACCACCGGGCGCTGCACCTACTGGAGCCGCAGCCGCCGCGAATACTGGGTCAAGGGCGACACCTCCGGGCACGTCCAGCACGTCAAGTCCGTCGCACTCGACTGCGACGGCGATACGGTCCTGGTGAAGGTCGATCAGGTCGGTGCCGCCTGCCACACCGGCGCCCGTACCTGCTTTGACGCGGACCAGCTCCCGCTGAGCGAGTAG
- the hisH gene encoding imidazole glycerol phosphate synthase subunit HisH encodes MSKAVSKNVVVFDYGFGNVRSAERALARVGADVEITRDYDKAMAADGLMVPGVGAFAACMAGLTEARGDWVVERRLAGGRPVLGVCVGMQVLFSRGIEHGVETEGLDEWPGTVGPLKADVVPHMGWNTVEAPADSQLFAGLDRDARYYFVHSYAVHGWELEITNPRIRAPKVTWSTHGERFVAAVENGPLWATQFHPEKSGDAGAQLLTNWIETL; translated from the coding sequence ATGAGCAAGGCCGTGAGCAAGAACGTCGTCGTCTTCGACTACGGCTTCGGCAATGTCCGCTCCGCCGAGCGGGCTCTCGCCCGGGTCGGCGCGGACGTCGAGATCACCCGTGACTATGACAAGGCCATGGCCGCCGATGGGCTCATGGTCCCCGGGGTCGGCGCCTTCGCCGCCTGTATGGCCGGGCTGACGGAAGCCCGCGGTGACTGGGTGGTGGAGCGCCGGCTGGCCGGTGGCCGCCCGGTCCTGGGCGTCTGCGTCGGCATGCAGGTCCTCTTCAGCCGTGGCATCGAGCACGGCGTCGAGACCGAAGGCCTGGACGAGTGGCCCGGCACGGTCGGACCGCTGAAGGCCGATGTCGTCCCGCATATGGGCTGGAACACCGTTGAGGCCCCCGCCGACTCCCAGCTCTTCGCGGGCCTGGACAGGGACGCCCGCTACTACTTCGTCCACTCCTATGCCGTACACGGCTGGGAGCTGGAGATCACCAACCCCAGGATCCGCGCGCCGAAGGTCACCTGGTCCACGCACGGTGAGCGCTTTGTCGCCGCGGTGGAGAACGGCCCGCTGTGGGCCACTCAGTTCCACCCCGAGAAGTCCGGCGATGCCGGTGCCCAGCTGCTGACCAACTGGATTGAGACGCTTTGA
- a CDS encoding TIGR03085 family metal-binding protein: protein MSTHAKRERLLLADLLESAGPEAPTLCEGWKTRDLAAHLVVRERRADAAGGIIIKPLEARLERVQAEFAAKPYEELIQLIRTGPPRMSPFSLKQIDEASNTVEFFTHTEDVRRAQPDWTPRELDPVFADALWKRLEMAARIYGRRCPVGLVLRRPNGQTAVARKGTPVVTVTGDPAELLLFATGRQEAARVELDGDKEAIAKVSEAKLGL, encoded by the coding sequence ATGTCGACCCATGCCAAGCGCGAACGTCTTCTCCTCGCCGATCTGTTGGAGAGCGCCGGTCCAGAGGCGCCCACGCTGTGCGAGGGCTGGAAAACCCGTGATCTCGCAGCCCATCTCGTGGTGCGTGAGCGCCGCGCCGACGCGGCGGGCGGCATCATCATCAAGCCTCTTGAGGCCCGCCTCGAACGTGTCCAGGCGGAGTTCGCCGCGAAGCCGTATGAGGAGCTGATCCAGCTCATCCGCACCGGCCCGCCCCGGATGTCACCCTTCTCCCTCAAGCAGATCGACGAGGCGTCGAACACCGTCGAGTTCTTCACCCACACCGAGGATGTCCGGCGGGCACAGCCCGACTGGACCCCGCGGGAGCTGGACCCCGTCTTCGCCGACGCCCTGTGGAAGCGGCTGGAGATGGCCGCCCGTATCTACGGCCGCAGGTGCCCGGTCGGTCTTGTGCTGCGCCGCCCCAACGGCCAGACGGCGGTGGCCCGCAAGGGCACCCCGGTCGTCACGGTCACCGGGGACCCCGCTGAGCTGCTGCTCTTCGCCACCGGACGCCAGGAAGCGGCCCGGGTTGAGCTGGACGGCGACAAGGAGGCCATCGCCAAGGTGTCCGAGGCCAAGCTCGGGCTGTAG
- a CDS encoding DUF2752 domain-containing protein, whose amino-acid sequence MIASRIPALAALGAAGAAAAYIGAVDPQKPGHYPVCPVLRYGGIYCPGCGGLRSVHALVHGDVAGAVGANAVVVAGVVVLVVAWAVWFVGAGVGAGAGAVRGFSVRMGYVWAAGAAVLVFTVVRNLPFGAGLTP is encoded by the coding sequence GTGATCGCTTCCCGTATCCCGGCACTGGCCGCCTTGGGGGCGGCGGGGGCGGCCGCCGCGTATATCGGCGCGGTTGATCCTCAGAAGCCGGGGCACTATCCGGTCTGCCCAGTGCTTCGGTACGGCGGGATCTACTGCCCGGGGTGCGGTGGTCTGCGGAGCGTCCACGCTCTGGTGCATGGCGATGTGGCGGGCGCGGTGGGGGCTAACGCGGTCGTCGTGGCTGGGGTGGTTGTTCTCGTTGTGGCGTGGGCGGTGTGGTTCGTGGGGGCCGGGGTCGGCGCTGGGGCCGGGGCCGTACGGGGGTTCTCCGTACGCATGGGGTATGTGTGGGCCGCGGGGGCGGCGGTGCTGGTGTTTACGGTGGTACGTAACTTGCCCTTCGGGGCGGGACTGACACCGTAG
- the hisF gene encoding imidazole glycerol phosphate synthase subunit HisF produces MTLAVRVIPCLDVDGGRVVKGVKFQNLRDAGDPVEMAKVYDAEGADELTFLDITASSGNRETTYDVVRRTAEQVFIPLTVGGGVRTPEDVDKLLRAGADKVGVNTAAIARPELIREIAERFGRQVLVLSVDARRTDAGTFEVTTHGGRRGTGIDAVEWAHRAAELGAGEILLNSMDADGTKDGYDTEMIEAVRQHVTIPVIASGGAGKLTDFPPAIEAGADAVLAASVFHFGDLRIGQVKDALRAAGHPVR; encoded by the coding sequence GTGACCCTGGCCGTACGAGTCATCCCCTGCCTGGACGTGGACGGCGGCCGGGTCGTCAAGGGCGTCAAGTTCCAGAATCTGCGAGACGCGGGCGACCCCGTCGAGATGGCCAAGGTGTATGATGCGGAGGGCGCCGACGAGCTGACCTTCCTCGACATCACCGCCTCCTCCGGCAACCGTGAGACCACCTACGACGTGGTCCGCCGCACCGCCGAGCAGGTCTTCATCCCGCTCACCGTCGGCGGCGGGGTGCGCACCCCGGAGGACGTCGACAAGCTGCTGCGCGCGGGCGCGGACAAGGTCGGCGTCAATACGGCCGCCATCGCCCGCCCGGAGCTGATCAGGGAGATCGCGGAGCGCTTCGGCCGCCAGGTCCTCGTCCTGTCCGTCGACGCCCGCCGCACCGATGCCGGAACCTTCGAGGTCACCACCCATGGCGGCCGCCGTGGCACCGGCATCGACGCCGTCGAGTGGGCCCACCGCGCCGCCGAGCTGGGCGCGGGGGAGATCCTGCTCAACTCCATGGACGCCGACGGCACCAAGGACGGCTACGACACGGAGATGATCGAGGCCGTGCGTCAACACGTCACCATCCCCGTGATCGCCTCCGGCGGCGCGGGCAAGCTCACCGACTTCCCCCCAGCCATCGAGGCGGGCGCCGACGCGGTGCTGGCCGCTTCGGTCTTCCACTTCGGGGATCTGCGCATCGGCCAGGTCAAGGACGCCCTCCGCGCCGCCGGTCACCCGGTCCGCTGA
- the hisB gene encoding imidazoleglycerol-phosphate dehydratase HisB: MSRTGRVERTTKETSVVVELNLDGTGKVDVSTGVGFFDHMLDQLGRHGLFDLGVKTEGDLHIDSHHTIEDTSLALGAAFRQALGDKRGIVRFANASVPLDESLAQVTVDLSGRPYLVHNEPEGMAPMIGPEYDTTMTRHILESFVAQAQIALHVHVPYGRNAHHIVECQFKALARALRYASEIDPRQTGIPSTKGAL; encoded by the coding sequence ATGAGCCGCACCGGCCGCGTGGAGCGCACCACCAAAGAGACCTCCGTGGTCGTCGAGCTCAACCTCGACGGCACCGGGAAGGTCGATGTGTCGACAGGCGTCGGCTTCTTTGACCACATGCTCGACCAGCTCGGTCGCCACGGCCTCTTCGACCTCGGCGTCAAGACCGAGGGCGACCTGCACATCGACAGCCACCACACCATCGAGGACACCTCGCTCGCTCTCGGCGCCGCCTTCCGGCAGGCGCTCGGCGACAAGCGCGGCATCGTGCGCTTCGCCAACGCCTCGGTACCGCTGGACGAGTCCCTCGCCCAGGTGACCGTCGACCTGTCGGGCCGTCCGTACCTGGTGCACAACGAGCCCGAGGGCATGGCCCCGATGATCGGCCCGGAGTACGACACCACCATGACGCGGCACATCCTGGAGTCCTTCGTCGCGCAGGCGCAGATCGCCCTGCATGTCCACGTCCCCTACGGACGCAACGCCCACCACATCGTGGAGTGCCAGTTCAAGGCGCTCGCCCGGGCCCTGCGCTACGCCAGCGAGATCGATCCCCGGCAGACCGGCATCCCGTCCACCAAGGGCGCGCTGTGA
- a CDS encoding HGxxPAAW family protein produces the protein MADNSHGHTPAAWTGVTIAFIGFCVGAVFMVMAEPLGVVAGLAVVVLGGVVGMVMRSMGLGMPREKATSLQAQPQPQPQSQGPQQSQPESEPVAAS, from the coding sequence ATGGCGGATAACAGCCACGGACACACCCCCGCCGCTTGGACCGGCGTCACCATCGCGTTCATCGGCTTCTGCGTGGGCGCGGTGTTCATGGTGATGGCCGAGCCGCTCGGCGTAGTGGCCGGTTTGGCCGTGGTCGTCCTCGGTGGCGTGGTGGGCATGGTGATGCGGTCGATGGGCCTGGGCATGCCCAGGGAGAAGGCGACGTCATTGCAGGCGCAGCCGCAGCCGCAGCCGCAGTCGCAGGGGCCGCAGCAGTCGCAGCCGGAGTCGGAGCCGGTTGCGGCGTCGTGA
- a CDS encoding anthranilate synthase component I: MTTPDLETFRTLAKDRRVIPVTRRLLADGDTPIALYRKLAAERTGTFLLESAENGHTWSRYSFVGVRSAAALTVQDGQAHWLGTPPVGVPTDGDPLAALRATVETLHTPRDPELPPFTGGMVGYLGYDIVRRLERIGDSTEDDLRLPELTMLLASDLAVLDHRDGTVLLIANAINHNDLETGVEEAYADAVARLDTMTADLARPVTAGAAALPPSEVPAYTERWGGAAYRDVVEDIKERIRAGEAFQVVPSQRFEMPCTASALDVYRVLRATNPSPYMYLFRFEDFDVVGSSPEALVKVEDGRAMMHPIAGTRPRGATPQEDAALGEELLADPKERAEHLMLVDLGRNDLGRVCEPGSVEVVDFMTIERYSHVMHIVSTVTGRLGRDRTAFDALMACFPAGTLSGAPKPRALQIIEELEPTKRGLYGGCVGYLDFAGDSDTAIAIRTALLREGVAYVQAGAGVVADSDPAAEDTECRNKAAAVLRAVHTAERLGGSVER, from the coding sequence ATGACGACGCCGGATCTGGAGACCTTCCGTACGCTCGCCAAGGACCGCCGGGTCATCCCGGTCACCCGACGCCTGCTCGCCGACGGCGATACCCCCATCGCCCTCTACCGCAAGCTTGCCGCTGAACGCACGGGCACCTTTCTGCTGGAGTCCGCCGAGAACGGGCACACCTGGTCCCGTTACTCCTTCGTGGGCGTACGCAGCGCCGCCGCGCTGACCGTCCAGGACGGTCAGGCGCACTGGCTCGGCACCCCGCCCGTCGGTGTCCCCACCGACGGCGATCCACTCGCCGCGCTGCGCGCCACCGTGGAGACCCTGCACACCCCACGGGATCCCGAGCTGCCGCCGTTCACCGGCGGCATGGTCGGCTATCTCGGCTATGACATCGTGCGGCGGCTGGAGCGGATCGGTGACAGCACCGAGGACGATCTGCGGCTGCCCGAGCTGACCATGCTCCTCGCTTCCGACCTCGCGGTCCTCGACCACCGCGACGGAACCGTGCTGCTGATCGCCAATGCGATCAACCACAACGATCTTGAGACCGGGGTGGAGGAAGCCTACGCGGACGCCGTGGCCCGGCTGGACACCATGACCGCCGACCTTGCCCGGCCGGTGACGGCCGGTGCCGCCGCGCTGCCGCCCTCCGAGGTGCCCGCGTACACCGAACGCTGGGGCGGCGCGGCGTACCGGGATGTGGTCGAGGACATCAAGGAACGCATCCGTGCGGGGGAGGCCTTCCAGGTCGTTCCCTCGCAGCGCTTTGAGATGCCGTGCACGGCGAGCGCGCTGGATGTCTACCGGGTGCTGCGGGCCACCAACCCCAGCCCGTACATGTACCTGTTCCGGTTCGAGGACTTCGATGTGGTGGGGTCCAGCCCCGAGGCGCTGGTCAAGGTCGAGGACGGGCGCGCCATGATGCACCCCATCGCCGGGACCCGGCCACGGGGCGCCACTCCGCAGGAGGACGCCGCGCTGGGCGAGGAACTGCTGGCCGATCCCAAGGAACGGGCCGAGCATCTGATGCTGGTCGACCTGGGCCGCAATGACCTGGGGCGGGTCTGTGAACCGGGCAGCGTCGAGGTCGTCGACTTTATGACGATCGAGCGCTACAGCCATGTGATGCACATCGTCTCAACGGTGACGGGGCGGCTGGGGCGGGACCGTACGGCGTTCGACGCGCTGATGGCCTGCTTCCCGGCCGGAACGCTGTCGGGCGCGCCCAAACCGCGTGCGCTCCAGATCATCGAGGAGCTGGAGCCGACCAAGCGCGGGCTGTACGGCGGCTGCGTCGGCTATCTCGACTTCGCGGGGGACTCCGATACGGCCATCGCGATCCGCACCGCGCTGTTGCGCGAAGGCGTCGCCTATGTGCAGGCAGGGGCGGGCGTCGTGGCCGACTCCGACCCGGCCGCCGAGGACACCGAGTGCCGCAACAAGGCGGCCGCCGTACTCAGGGCGGTGCATACCGCCGAACGGCTCGGCGGTAGCGTGGAGCGGTGA
- the priA gene encoding bifunctional 1-(5-phosphoribosyl)-5-((5-phosphoribosylamino)methylideneamino)imidazole-4-carboxamide isomerase/phosphoribosylanthranilate isomerase PriA, with translation MPNVPSDLPKLELLPAVDVRDGQAVRLVHGESGSETSYGDPLQAALTWQRAGAEWLHLVDLDAAFGTGDNRERIAEVARTMDIKVELSGGIRDDDSLAAALATGCTRVNLGTAALESPEWVAKVIAEHGDKIAVGLDVRGTTLRGRGWTRDGGDLYETLERLNSEGCARYVVTDINKDGTLQGPNLQLLRNVCAATDRPVVASGGVSSLDDLRAIATLVPEGVEGAIVGKALYAKAFTLEEALEAVSR, from the coding sequence ATGCCCAACGTGCCCTCCGACCTGCCGAAGCTCGAACTTCTGCCCGCCGTCGACGTCCGCGATGGCCAGGCCGTCCGGCTCGTCCATGGCGAGTCCGGCTCCGAGACCTCCTACGGCGATCCCCTGCAAGCCGCCCTCACCTGGCAGCGGGCGGGCGCCGAATGGCTGCACCTCGTGGATCTGGACGCCGCGTTCGGCACCGGCGACAACCGGGAGCGGATCGCCGAGGTCGCCCGCACCATGGACATCAAGGTCGAGCTGTCCGGCGGCATCCGCGACGACGACTCGCTGGCCGCCGCACTCGCCACCGGCTGCACCCGTGTCAACCTCGGCACCGCCGCCCTGGAGTCCCCGGAGTGGGTCGCCAAGGTCATCGCCGAGCACGGCGACAAGATCGCCGTCGGTCTGGACGTCCGCGGCACCACCCTGCGCGGCCGCGGCTGGACACGTGACGGCGGTGACCTCTACGAGACCCTGGAGCGGCTCAACTCCGAGGGCTGCGCCCGCTATGTCGTCACCGACATCAACAAGGACGGCACGCTGCAGGGACCCAACTTGCAGCTCCTGAGGAACGTCTGCGCCGCCACCGACCGGCCGGTTGTCGCCTCCGGCGGTGTTTCCTCCCTTGACGATCTCCGGGCGATCGCCACGCTGGTACCAGAGGGTGTCGAGGGCGCGATTGTGGGCAAGGCCCTCTACGCCAAGGCGTTCACCTTGGAAGAGGCGTTGGAGGCTGTGTCCCGATGA
- a CDS encoding TIGR02234 family membrane protein, giving the protein MTSVPPAHPQRAPRRALGIALLGGALGAALVLVAAGQTWGEGSTEFGGSRLPVEVTGSDVTGVPSALALVGLAALVAVFAVRRTGRVIVAALLALCGVGVAVAALIGAGDTSALDEQAADGTGLARSAAEQVTHSGWPYAAALGGALLLVAGALALRYGREWPAMGGRYERAGGPRNGPRNARRRAVPAADPERPEELWRALDRGEDPTSGNQDKRS; this is encoded by the coding sequence GTGACTTCCGTGCCCCCCGCCCACCCTCAGCGCGCGCCCCGGCGCGCGCTCGGCATCGCGCTGCTGGGCGGTGCCCTCGGCGCCGCCCTCGTTCTGGTCGCCGCCGGGCAGACCTGGGGCGAGGGGAGCACCGAGTTCGGCGGCAGCCGTCTGCCGGTCGAGGTGACCGGCAGCGATGTCACCGGGGTACCCAGCGCGCTCGCCCTGGTGGGCCTCGCGGCGCTGGTCGCGGTCTTCGCGGTACGGCGCACCGGGCGGGTGATCGTCGCCGCGCTGCTCGCCCTGTGCGGGGTGGGCGTCGCGGTCGCGGCACTGATCGGCGCCGGGGACACCAGCGCGCTGGATGAGCAGGCCGCCGACGGCACCGGGCTCGCGCGGAGCGCGGCGGAGCAGGTGACGCACAGCGGCTGGCCGTATGCCGCGGCGCTGGGTGGCGCCCTGCTGCTGGTCGCCGGAGCGCTGGCGCTGCGGTACGGGCGGGAGTGGCCTGCGATGGGCGGCCGCTATGAGCGGGCGGGCGGACCCCGTAACGGACCCCGTAACGCCCGGCGGCGAGCGGTGCCTGCGGCGGACCCTGAGCGCCCCGAGGAGCTGTGGCGGGCCCTCGACCGCGGTGAGGACCCCACCAGCGGAAACCAGGACAAGCGCTCCTGA
- the trpC gene encoding indole-3-glycerol phosphate synthase TrpC, with protein sequence MSVLDEIIDGVRSDLAERQARVSLEELKERVAKAPQAKDGVAALKGDSVKVICEVKRSSPSKGALAAIADPAGLAADYEAGGAAVISVLTEERRFGGSLADLEAVRGTVDIPVLRKDFIVTAYQLWEARAYGADLVLLIVAALEQDALVSLVERAESIGLTPLVEVHDEDEVERALDAGAKIIGVNARNLKTLEVDRGNFARVAPEIPEDVVKIAESGVRGPHDLIAYANEGADAVLVGESLVTGKDPKGAVADLVAAGAHPALRHGRGQ encoded by the coding sequence GTGAGTGTGCTCGACGAGATCATCGACGGAGTCCGCTCTGACCTCGCCGAGCGTCAAGCGCGCGTCAGCCTCGAGGAACTCAAGGAGCGCGTGGCGAAGGCGCCGCAGGCCAAGGACGGGGTCGCCGCCCTGAAGGGTGACAGCGTCAAGGTCATCTGCGAGGTGAAGCGGTCAAGCCCCTCGAAGGGCGCGCTCGCCGCGATCGCTGACCCCGCAGGACTCGCGGCCGACTATGAAGCGGGCGGTGCGGCGGTGATCTCCGTGCTGACCGAGGAGCGGCGCTTCGGCGGGTCGCTGGCGGACCTGGAGGCGGTGCGCGGGACGGTCGACATCCCGGTACTGCGCAAGGACTTCATCGTCACCGCCTACCAGCTGTGGGAGGCGCGGGCCTATGGCGCGGATCTGGTGCTGCTGATCGTGGCGGCGCTGGAGCAGGACGCGCTGGTATCGCTGGTTGAGCGTGCGGAGTCTATCGGGCTGACACCGCTGGTCGAGGTGCATGACGAGGACGAGGTCGAGCGGGCTCTCGATGCCGGGGCGAAGATCATCGGAGTGAACGCCCGGAATCTGAAGACGCTTGAGGTCGACCGTGGGAACTTCGCACGGGTCGCGCCGGAGATCCCGGAAGACGTAGTGAAGATCGCTGAGTCAGGTGTGCGGGGTCCGCACGACCTGATCGCCTACGCCAATGAGGGCGCCGACGCGGTGCTGGTGGGGGAGTCCCTGGTGACGGGGAAGGACCCCAAGGGCGCGGTCGCCGACCTGGTCGCGGCGGGGGCGCATCCGGCGCTGCGGCACGGGCGCGGGCAGTAG